A genomic window from Streptomyces sp. NBC_01429 includes:
- a CDS encoding alpha/beta fold hydrolase — MAPVIADFTYRRVPVADGVSLNAAVGGVGSPIVLLHGFPQTHLMWRHVAADLAADHTVICPDLRGYGASDKPAEADSATYSKRTMGADIVALARELGHERFALAGHDRGALVAIRTALDHPEVITHLASLDVLPTLDMWDVMHGTTAAVGFHLYLMAQPPGLPEQMIAASSDAFFGHFLDIWTNDPDAIPADVRAAYLTACRDAVPSIVADYRASAGIDVEHDRADRAAGHRLRMPVTVLQQDWGSALGFDAKALWSAWAPDLRHTGVTFGHFMAEEAPAEVAGALRDLLTR, encoded by the coding sequence ATGGCTCCCGTCATCGCGGACTTCACCTACCGGCGCGTACCCGTCGCGGACGGCGTGTCGCTCAACGCGGCCGTCGGAGGCGTGGGCAGCCCGATCGTGCTGCTGCACGGCTTCCCGCAGACCCATCTGATGTGGCGGCACGTCGCCGCCGACCTCGCCGCCGACCACACGGTCATCTGCCCGGACCTGCGCGGGTACGGGGCCAGCGACAAACCCGCCGAGGCGGACAGCGCCACCTACTCCAAGCGCACCATGGGAGCCGACATCGTCGCCCTGGCCCGGGAGCTGGGGCACGAGCGCTTCGCACTGGCCGGGCACGACCGGGGCGCGCTCGTCGCGATCCGTACCGCGCTCGACCACCCCGAGGTGATCACCCACCTGGCCTCGCTCGATGTGCTGCCGACCCTGGACATGTGGGACGTGATGCACGGGACCACGGCGGCCGTCGGCTTCCACCTCTATCTGATGGCCCAGCCCCCTGGCCTGCCCGAGCAGATGATCGCCGCCAGCTCCGACGCCTTCTTCGGCCACTTCCTCGACATCTGGACCAACGACCCGGACGCGATCCCCGCCGACGTCCGCGCCGCCTACCTGACCGCCTGCCGCGACGCGGTGCCCTCGATCGTCGCCGACTACCGCGCCTCGGCGGGCATCGACGTCGAACACGACCGCGCGGACCGCGCGGCCGGCCACCGGCTCCGTATGCCCGTCACCGTGCTCCAGCAGGACTGGGGCTCGGCGCTCGGCTTCGACGCCAAGGCCCTGTGGAGCGCCTGGGCCCCCGACCTGCGGCACACCGGCGTCACCTTCGGCCACTTCATGGCGGAGGAAGCACCCGCCGAGGTCGCCGGGGCGCTCCGCGACCTGCTCACCCGCTGA
- a CDS encoding BTAD domain-containing putative transcriptional regulator gives MRVVFGVLGPVTAWDGDGNGNGNGDGNAIALKGPRHRAVLARLIVARRRVVPVARLVEDLWAAGDAPPGAVGAVRTFVGALRRALEPERPPRATARLLITEGPGYALRAEPEAVDAWRFERAVADAATLPPRDVLARLDEALGWWRGPAYAEFADETWARAERSRLAELRLYAVERQAEARLALGRAARAVPDLDAHVAEHPWREDAWRLLALALYRTGRQGDALAVLRRARALLAGQLGIEPGPALRRLESDILHQAPHLDQRHQTPQKPQTPQTLQTPQGGDDGHEVRADAAGRVWAQAAAAYDRTVASGARARLESTVGLLRDLAVTGGGGLEAARRHRLAAIEAAEELGDAELTARVIGAYDVPAIWTRSDDPEQSRRVVAAAERALTALPPGGHDAARARLLATVALESRGTNTARGLRAARQAEETARRLDDPTLLAFALSGLFMQSCHRAGLAPRRDGIGAELITLSARHGLVNFEVLGHLIRLQARGALGDFTGADAHATAAERLAERNERPLVGVFTQWYRALRLAATTTREPEPEPEPEPEPGRGPEPGADPDPDPDPDPEAAYRAAAARLDGAGMPGLERGLLPLALLSLRLRQAPPGGPGRIPPSLADERHNTDRGPYGLYESYEPYEPWVRPLLLLARDRRDEAADALRQVPEPPHDLLFEALWCLTARAALALGDRETMERAHRALAPAAAELAGAGSGLLTLGPVAPYLDALTAALRRPR, from the coding sequence GTGCGGGTCGTGTTCGGCGTGCTGGGGCCGGTGACGGCCTGGGACGGGGACGGGAACGGGAACGGGAACGGGGACGGGAACGCGATCGCCCTGAAGGGGCCCCGGCACCGCGCGGTGCTGGCCCGGCTGATCGTCGCCCGCCGCCGTGTCGTCCCGGTGGCCCGGCTGGTCGAGGACCTGTGGGCGGCGGGCGACGCGCCCCCGGGCGCGGTGGGAGCGGTACGTACGTTCGTGGGCGCGCTGCGCCGCGCGCTGGAACCGGAGCGCCCGCCCCGGGCCACGGCGCGGCTGCTGATCACCGAGGGGCCGGGGTACGCGCTGCGCGCCGAGCCGGAGGCGGTCGACGCCTGGCGCTTCGAGCGGGCGGTCGCCGACGCCGCGACACTGCCTCCCCGCGACGTGCTCGCGCGGCTCGACGAGGCCCTGGGATGGTGGCGCGGTCCCGCGTACGCCGAGTTCGCCGACGAGACCTGGGCGCGCGCGGAGCGCTCCCGGCTGGCGGAACTGCGGCTGTACGCGGTCGAGCGGCAGGCCGAGGCCCGGCTCGCCCTGGGCAGGGCCGCGCGGGCGGTGCCCGACCTGGACGCGCACGTGGCCGAGCACCCCTGGCGCGAGGACGCCTGGCGGCTGCTCGCGCTCGCGCTGTACCGCACGGGCCGCCAGGGCGACGCGCTCGCGGTGCTGCGCCGGGCGCGCGCGCTCCTGGCCGGGCAGCTCGGGATCGAGCCGGGCCCGGCGCTGCGCCGCCTGGAGTCGGACATCCTGCACCAGGCACCTCACCTGGACCAGAGGCATCAGACACCCCAGAAACCTCAGACACCTCAGACACTCCAGACACCTCAGGGCGGCGATGACGGTCACGAGGTACGGGCCGACGCCGCCGGACGGGTCTGGGCGCAGGCGGCCGCCGCCTACGACCGCACCGTGGCATCCGGCGCACGGGCCCGGCTGGAGTCGACGGTGGGGCTGCTGCGCGACCTCGCTGTGACCGGCGGCGGCGGTCTGGAGGCGGCCCGCCGGCACCGCCTCGCGGCCATCGAGGCGGCGGAGGAGCTGGGTGACGCGGAGCTGACCGCCCGCGTGATCGGCGCGTACGACGTCCCGGCGATCTGGACCCGCTCCGACGATCCCGAGCAGTCGCGACGCGTCGTCGCGGCGGCCGAACGCGCCCTGACCGCCCTCCCGCCGGGCGGGCACGACGCGGCGCGGGCCCGGCTGCTGGCCACCGTCGCCCTGGAATCACGCGGGACGAACACGGCGCGCGGGCTCCGGGCCGCCCGGCAGGCGGAGGAGACCGCCCGCCGGCTGGACGATCCCACGCTCCTGGCGTTCGCCCTCAGCGGCCTGTTCATGCAGAGCTGTCACCGTGCGGGTCTGGCCCCGCGCCGGGACGGGATCGGCGCCGAACTGATCACGCTGTCCGCCCGGCACGGCCTCGTCAACTTCGAGGTCCTCGGACATCTCATCCGCCTTCAGGCGCGCGGCGCGCTCGGGGACTTCACCGGAGCCGACGCACACGCGACCGCCGCCGAACGCCTGGCCGAGCGGAACGAGCGGCCGCTGGTGGGCGTATTCACGCAGTGGTACCGGGCGCTGCGCCTCGCCGCGACGACGACGCGGGAGCCGGAGCCGGAGCCGGAGCCGGAGCCGGAGCCCGGGAGAGGACCCGAGCCCGGGGCAGACCCCGACCCCGACCCCGACCCCGACCCCGAGGCCGCCTACCGGGCCGCCGCCGCGCGTCTCGACGGCGCCGGGATGCCCGGTCTGGAACGCGGCCTGCTGCCCCTCGCGTTGCTGTCCCTGCGCCTGCGGCAGGCGCCCCCCGGCGGCCCCGGCCGAATCCCCCCGTCCCTGGCCGACGAGCGGCACAACACCGACCGGGGACCCTACGGGCTCTACGAGTCCTATGAGCCCTACGAGCCCTGGGTCCGCCCCCTGTTGCTGCTGGCGCGCGACCGTCGCGACGAGGCCGCCGACGCGCTGCGCCAGGTCCCCGAACCACCTCACGACCTGCTGTTCGAGGCCCTGTGGTGCCTCACCGCCCGCGCGGCCCTCGCCCTCGGCGACCGCGAGACGATGGAACGCGCCCACCGCGCGCTCGCCCCCGCCGCGGCGGAACTGGCCGGCGCGGGCAGCGGGCTGCTCACCCTCGGACCGGTCGCCCCCTACCTCGACGCACTCACCGCCGCGCTGCGCCGCCCCCGGTGA
- a CDS encoding maleylpyruvate isomerase family mycothiol-dependent enzyme, with protein MNPAKKRPRTYDPAKIRAAVSAQFGHVREAVRALTPEQLALPTGLGTWTVRELAAHLSVAVESVNLCLEQPVRSEAAVVAEAGPVIVLSEWPYLTARYAGSIADNVTALAATAPPGELLGRAAERFEALLPAADDGRVLVTRVGAMRLADYLVTRTVELIVHTDDLNRAAGLSIPYDRQALAACTRLLADALAVKAPGASTEVRVPPYAVVQCVPGPRHTRGTPPNVVETDPLTWIRLATGRTAWAEALDTARVSASGERADLSGLLPLMG; from the coding sequence GTGAACCCCGCCAAGAAGCGCCCGCGCACCTACGACCCCGCCAAGATCCGCGCCGCCGTGTCGGCCCAGTTCGGGCACGTGCGGGAGGCGGTGCGGGCGCTGACGCCCGAGCAGCTGGCGCTGCCGACCGGGCTCGGGACGTGGACCGTACGGGAGCTGGCCGCGCATCTGAGCGTGGCGGTCGAGTCGGTGAACCTCTGCCTGGAGCAGCCGGTGCGGTCCGAGGCGGCCGTCGTCGCCGAGGCCGGGCCCGTGATCGTGCTGTCCGAGTGGCCGTATCTGACCGCCCGGTACGCCGGCTCGATCGCCGACAACGTCACGGCGCTCGCCGCGACCGCACCGCCCGGCGAACTGCTCGGGCGGGCCGCCGAACGGTTCGAGGCGCTGCTGCCGGCGGCCGACGACGGGCGGGTGCTCGTGACCCGCGTGGGCGCGATGCGGCTCGCGGACTACCTGGTGACCCGGACCGTCGAGCTGATCGTGCACACCGACGACCTGAACCGGGCGGCCGGGCTGAGCATCCCGTACGACCGCCAGGCGCTCGCCGCCTGCACGCGGCTGCTGGCCGACGCGCTCGCCGTCAAGGCGCCCGGCGCGTCGACCGAGGTACGGGTACCGCCGTACGCGGTGGTGCAGTGCGTGCCGGGTCCCCGGCACACGCGCGGTACGCCGCCCAACGTCGTGGAGACCGATCCGCTGACCTGGATCAGGCTCGCCACCGGCCGTACGGCCTGGGCCGAGGCGCTCGACACGGCGCGGGTGAGCGCGAGCGGGGAGCGCGCGGACCTCTCCGGCCTGCTCCCGCTCATGGGGTGA
- a CDS encoding META domain-containing protein: MTKQQQTTTAPGTVTAATAVTALALLLLSACGTESGAGAGSGGDSRSVSGADTTSLTETLRNTKGTNGVKGTVWDIDSVTVDGKKTTPVDGARMRVDPDGTVRSSPDCNLRTAGEVTVKGDTLDVGDDQGMSTLKLCRDEERPFADAFDKVFSGKLTARVETVPAQSDAKDAKDAKTDAKREAKDTRTDTKRLTLTAPGGDAIVLTLNPPAPLTETSWTVSGVIDSVLEPGDTEGSLPQGTEGKASLTFSKGADGGSGTVEGNDGCNTFRGSAKISEATNKITFGPMRTTRKACAKPQMALEERFAKVLKGEVGYELSHNRLTLLAENGPGVEAHATARK; encoded by the coding sequence ATGACGAAGCAGCAGCAGACCACCACGGCCCCCGGGACCGTCACCGCGGCTACCGCGGTCACGGCGCTCGCCCTGCTCCTCCTGTCCGCCTGCGGCACGGAGTCGGGCGCGGGGGCGGGCTCGGGCGGGGATTCCCGGTCCGTGTCCGGGGCCGACACCACTTCGCTCACCGAGACGTTGCGCAACACCAAGGGCACCAACGGCGTCAAGGGCACCGTCTGGGACATCGACAGCGTGACGGTCGACGGCAAGAAGACCACGCCCGTGGACGGCGCCCGTATGCGGGTCGATCCCGACGGAACGGTTCGCTCGTCCCCGGACTGCAACCTCCGCACCGCCGGCGAGGTCACCGTGAAGGGCGACACCCTCGATGTGGGCGACGATCAGGGGATGTCCACCCTCAAACTCTGCCGGGACGAGGAGCGACCCTTCGCCGACGCCTTCGACAAGGTGTTCAGCGGAAAGCTCACGGCCCGGGTCGAGACCGTCCCCGCCCAGTCCGATGCCAAGGACGCCAAGGACGCCAAGACGGACGCCAAGAGGGAAGCCAAGGACACCAGGACCGACACCAAGCGCCTCACCCTCACCGCCCCCGGCGGCGACGCGATCGTCCTCACCCTGAACCCGCCCGCGCCCCTCACCGAGACGTCCTGGACGGTGAGCGGTGTCATCGACTCCGTCCTCGAACCCGGCGACACCGAGGGCTCCCTGCCGCAGGGGACCGAGGGCAAGGCGTCCCTCACGTTCAGTAAGGGCGCGGACGGCGGGAGCGGCACCGTGGAGGGCAACGACGGCTGCAACACCTTCCGTGGCTCCGCGAAGATCTCCGAGGCCACGAACAAGATCACCTTCGGTCCGATGCGTACCACCAGGAAAGCCTGCGCCAAGCCCCAAATGGCACTGGAAGAGCGGTTCGCGAAGGTGCTCAAGGGCGAGGTCGGCTATGAGCTGAGCCACAACCGTCTGACTCTGCTGGCCGAGAACGGCCCAGGCGTGGAGGCCCACGCCACCGCCCGGAAGTGA
- the purF gene encoding amidophosphoribosyltransferase, with protein sequence MPRGDGRLNHDLLPGEKGPQDACGVFGVWAPGEEVAKLTYFGLYALQHRGQESAGIAVSNGSKILVFKDMGLVSQVFDETSLSSLLGHIAVGHARYSTTGASVWENAQPTFRATAHGSIALGHNGNLVNTAQLAEMVADLPKENGRTTRVAATNDTDLVTALLASQTDDDGKPLTVEEAAAKILPDVKGAFSFVFMDEHTLYAARDPQGIRPLVLGRLERGWVVASEGAALDICGASYVREIEPGELIAIDENGLRTQRFAEAKPKGCVFEYVYLARPDTDIAGRNVYLSRVEMGRKLAKEAPVDADLVIATPESGTPAAIGYAEASGIPYGSGLVKNAYVGRTFIQPSQTIRQLGIRLKLNPLKEVIRGKRLVVVDDSIVRGNTQRALVKMLREAGAAEVHIRISSPPVKWPCFFGIDFATRAELIANGMSVEEIGISMGADSLSYISIDGMIEATTIAKPNLCRACFDGEYPMELPDPELLGKRLLETELAAGPANTAATDALRRP encoded by the coding sequence GTGCCTCGTGGTGATGGACGACTCAACCACGACCTGCTCCCCGGAGAGAAGGGCCCCCAGGACGCTTGCGGCGTCTTCGGAGTCTGGGCCCCGGGCGAAGAGGTCGCCAAGCTCACCTATTTCGGACTGTATGCCCTTCAGCACCGCGGACAGGAGTCCGCGGGCATCGCAGTGAGCAACGGGTCCAAGATCCTTGTGTTCAAGGACATGGGCCTCGTCTCACAGGTCTTCGACGAAACATCCCTCAGCTCTCTGCTGGGTCATATCGCGGTGGGTCACGCCCGCTACTCCACCACCGGTGCCTCGGTGTGGGAGAACGCGCAGCCGACCTTCAGGGCCACGGCCCACGGCTCCATCGCGCTCGGTCACAACGGCAATCTGGTCAATACCGCGCAGCTCGCGGAGATGGTCGCCGACCTGCCCAAGGAGAACGGCCGGACGACCCGCGTCGCCGCCACCAATGACACCGATCTGGTGACGGCCCTGCTGGCCAGCCAGACGGACGACGACGGCAAGCCCCTCACGGTCGAGGAAGCCGCCGCCAAGATCCTGCCCGATGTGAAGGGCGCCTTCTCGTTCGTCTTCATGGACGAGCACACGCTGTACGCGGCCCGTGACCCGCAGGGCATCCGCCCGCTGGTCCTCGGCCGGCTGGAGCGCGGCTGGGTGGTCGCCTCCGAAGGTGCCGCCCTCGACATCTGCGGCGCCTCGTACGTCCGGGAGATCGAGCCGGGCGAGCTGATCGCCATCGACGAGAACGGACTGCGCACCCAGCGATTCGCGGAAGCGAAGCCCAAGGGCTGTGTGTTCGAGTACGTCTACCTGGCGCGTCCCGACACGGACATCGCCGGGCGGAACGTCTATCTGTCCCGGGTCGAGATGGGGCGGAAACTCGCCAAAGAAGCGCCGGTCGACGCCGATCTGGTCATAGCGACTCCGGAGTCGGGCACGCCCGCCGCGATCGGCTACGCGGAGGCCAGTGGCATTCCGTACGGTTCGGGCCTCGTCAAGAATGCCTATGTCGGCCGGACCTTCATCCAGCCGTCCCAGACCATCCGCCAGCTGGGCATTCGCCTCAAGCTGAACCCGCTGAAGGAAGTCATCCGGGGCAAGCGCCTGGTGGTCGTGGACGACTCGATCGTCCGCGGCAACACCCAGCGGGCCCTGGTCAAGATGCTCCGCGAGGCGGGCGCCGCCGAGGTCCACATCCGGATCTCGTCGCCGCCGGTGAAGTGGCCCTGCTTCTTCGGCATCGACTTCGCCACGCGCGCGGAGCTGATCGCCAACGGCATGTCGGTCGAGGAGATCGGCATCTCCATGGGCGCCGACTCGCTCTCCTACATCTCCATCGACGGGATGATCGAGGCGACCACGATCGCCAAGCCCAATCTCTGCCGCGCCTGCTTCGACGGGGAGTACCCGATGGAGCTGCCCGATCCCGAGCTGCTCGGCAAGCGGCTGCTGGAGACCGAGCTGGCGGCGGGACCGGCCAACACGGCGGCCACCGACGCGCTGCGGCGCCCCTGA
- the purM gene encoding phosphoribosylformylglycinamidine cyclo-ligase, producing the protein MSETTTGASYAAAGVDIEAGDRAVELMKEWVKKTRRPEVLGGLGGFAGLFDASALKRYERPLLASATDGVGTKVDLARKMGVYDTIGHDLVGMVVDDLVVCGAEPLFMTDYICVGKVHPERVAAIVKGIAEGCVLAGCALVGGETAEHPGLLGEDDFDVAGAGTGVVEADRLLGADRIRTGDAVIAMASSGLHSNGYSLVRHVVFDRAGWALDREVAEFGRTLGEELLEPTKIYSLDCLALTRTTDVHAFSHITGGGLAANLARVIPDGLHATVDRSTWTPGAVFDVVGKAGQVERLELEKTLNMGVGMMAVVPADSVDSALTTLADRGVDAWIAGEITERGDHTTGAALTGDYASNG; encoded by the coding sequence ATGTCCGAAACGACTACTGGTGCCAGCTATGCCGCCGCGGGCGTCGACATCGAAGCCGGTGACCGCGCGGTCGAGCTGATGAAGGAGTGGGTGAAGAAGACGCGGCGCCCCGAGGTCCTCGGCGGCCTCGGCGGCTTCGCCGGCCTCTTCGACGCCTCAGCCCTCAAGCGCTACGAGCGCCCGCTGCTCGCCTCCGCCACCGACGGTGTCGGCACGAAGGTCGACCTCGCCCGCAAGATGGGCGTGTACGACACGATCGGCCACGACCTCGTCGGCATGGTCGTCGACGACCTCGTCGTCTGCGGCGCCGAGCCTCTCTTCATGACCGACTACATCTGCGTCGGCAAGGTCCACCCCGAGCGCGTCGCCGCCATCGTCAAGGGCATCGCCGAGGGCTGCGTACTGGCCGGCTGCGCCCTGGTCGGCGGCGAGACCGCCGAGCACCCCGGGCTGCTGGGCGAGGACGACTTCGACGTCGCCGGCGCCGGTACGGGCGTGGTCGAGGCGGACCGGCTGCTCGGCGCGGATCGTATCCGTACGGGTGACGCGGTGATCGCGATGGCGTCCTCCGGGCTTCACTCCAACGGGTACTCGCTGGTCCGGCACGTGGTCTTCGACCGGGCCGGCTGGGCGCTGGACCGGGAGGTCGCGGAGTTCGGCCGCACCCTCGGCGAGGAGCTGCTGGAGCCCACCAAGATCTACTCCCTGGACTGCCTGGCGCTCACCAGGACCACCGATGTGCACGCGTTCAGCCACATCACCGGCGGCGGCCTCGCCGCCAACCTGGCGCGGGTGATCCCGGACGGGCTGCACGCGACGGTGGACCGCTCGACCTGGACGCCCGGCGCGGTGTTCGACGTCGTCGGCAAGGCCGGACAGGTGGAGCGGCTGGAGCTGGAGAAGACGCTGAACATGGGCGTCGGCATGATGGCCGTCGTCCCGGCGGACTCGGTCGACTCCGCGCTCACCACACTCGCCGACCGGGGCGTGGACGCCTGGATCGCCGGGGAGATCACCGAGCGCGGCGACCACACCACGGGCGCGGCGCTGACCGGCGACTACGCGAGCAACGGCTGA
- a CDS encoding DUF3073 domain-containing protein gives MGRGRAKAKQTKVARQLKYNSGGTDLSRLANELGASPSSQPPNAEPFEDDEEEDDPYAQYADRYNDDEDEDDQSGPSARRRGA, from the coding sequence ATGGGGCGCGGCCGGGCCAAGGCCAAGCAGACGAAGGTCGCCCGCCAGCTGAAGTACAACAGCGGCGGCACCGACCTGTCGCGTCTGGCCAACGAGCTGGGCGCATCGCCTTCGAGTCAGCCACCGAACGCAGAGCCGTTCGAGGATGACGAAGAGGAAGATGACCCGTACGCACAGTACGCGGATCGATACAACGACGACGAGGACGAGGACGACCAGTCCGGACCCTCGGCGCGGCGCCGCGGCGCTTGA
- a CDS encoding Leu/Phe/Val dehydrogenase yields the protein MTDVSGAPADVLHTLFRSEQGGHEQVVLCQDRASGLKAVIALHSTALGPGLGGTRFYPYASEEEAVADALNLSRGMSYKNALAGLDHGGGKAVIIGDPEQIKTEELLLAYGRFVASLGGRYVTACDVGTYVADMDIVARECRWTTGRSPENGGAGDSSVLTAFGVFQGMRASAQHQWGDPSLRGRRVGIAGVGKVGHHLVEHLLKDGAEVVITDVREESVTRITDRRPEVAVAADTEALIRTEGLDIYAPCALGGALNDDSVPVLTASIVCGAANNQLAHPGVEKDLADRRILYAPDYVVNAGGVIQVADELHGFDFERCRAKAAKIFDTTLQIFARAKIDGIPPAAAADRIAEHRMAQARRG from the coding sequence GTGACCGATGTTTCCGGCGCACCCGCTGACGTACTGCACACCCTGTTCCGCTCGGAGCAGGGCGGCCACGAGCAAGTCGTGCTCTGCCAGGACCGCGCCAGCGGCCTCAAGGCCGTGATCGCGCTCCACTCGACCGCCCTGGGCCCCGGCCTCGGCGGCACCCGCTTCTACCCGTACGCCTCCGAGGAGGAGGCCGTCGCCGACGCGCTGAACCTCTCCCGGGGCATGTCGTACAAGAACGCCCTGGCCGGACTGGACCACGGCGGCGGCAAGGCCGTGATCATCGGGGATCCCGAGCAGATCAAGACGGAGGAGCTGCTGCTGGCGTACGGCCGGTTCGTGGCCTCGCTCGGCGGCCGGTACGTCACCGCGTGCGACGTCGGCACCTATGTCGCGGACATGGACATCGTGGCGCGCGAGTGCCGCTGGACCACCGGGCGCTCCCCCGAGAACGGCGGCGCGGGCGACTCGTCCGTGCTGACCGCCTTCGGCGTCTTCCAGGGGATGCGGGCCAGCGCCCAGCACCAGTGGGGGGACCCCTCGCTGCGCGGCCGCCGGGTCGGGATCGCGGGCGTCGGCAAGGTCGGGCACCACCTGGTGGAGCATCTGCTCAAGGACGGCGCCGAGGTCGTGATCACGGACGTACGGGAAGAATCGGTTACCCGGATCACCGACCGGCGCCCCGAGGTCGCCGTCGCCGCCGACACCGAGGCGCTGATCCGTACGGAGGGGCTGGACATCTACGCCCCGTGCGCGCTCGGCGGCGCGCTGAACGACGACAGCGTGCCCGTGCTCACCGCGTCGATCGTCTGCGGAGCGGCCAACAACCAGCTGGCCCACCCGGGCGTGGAGAAGGATCTCGCGGACCGCCGGATCCTCTACGCGCCGGACTACGTGGTGAACGCGGGCGGGGTGATCCAGGTCGCCGACGAGCTGCACGGCTTCGACTTCGAGCGGTGCCGCGCGAAGGCCGCGAAGATCTTCGACACCACTCTGCAAATCTTCGCACGTGCGAAGATCGACGGGATTCCGCCGGCCGCCGCGGCCGACAGGATCGCCGAGCACCGGATGGCCCAGGCTCGTCGGGGCTGA
- the bldC gene encoding developmental transcriptional regulator BldC produces MTARTPDAEPLLTPAEVATMFRVDPKTVTRWAKAGKLTSIRTLGGHRRYREAEVRALLAGIPQQRSEA; encoded by the coding sequence ATGACCGCTCGCACCCCTGATGCCGAGCCGCTGCTGACCCCGGCTGAGGTTGCCACGATGTTCCGTGTGGACCCGAAGACGGTCACGCGCTGGGCAAAGGCCGGCAAGCTCACGTCCATCCGCACGCTCGGTGGGCATCGCCGGTATCGCGAGGCAGAGGTTCGCGCACTGCTTGCGGGTATTCCGCAGCAGCGCAGCGAAGCCTGA
- a CDS encoding DUF6274 family protein encodes MTASTTTKPLRHETRALLRAHLAAASGHPHRTGHCPICHRLQRLAMESVPGDDLFAGAPGTGELFAYVAVEALGVEPAGLPDGQSPPAA; translated from the coding sequence GTGACCGCATCGACGACGACGAAGCCACTGAGGCACGAGACCCGCGCGCTGCTGCGCGCCCATCTGGCGGCCGCCTCCGGGCACCCGCATCGCACGGGCCACTGCCCGATCTGTCATCGGCTCCAGCGGCTCGCCATGGAGTCCGTCCCGGGCGACGACCTCTTCGCCGGCGCTCCGGGTACGGGTGAACTCTTCGCGTACGTCGCGGTGGAGGCGCTCGGCGTGGAGCCGGCCGGCTTACCGGACGGCCAAAGCCCCCCGGCCGCCTGA